Part of the Thamnophis elegans isolate rThaEle1 chromosome 10, rThaEle1.pri, whole genome shotgun sequence genome, TAACAATAATTCTTTATTGCTTTATACATGTGGTGCTTTTTCAAGGCACTGTGGCATGGACTAGAAAACCTGGAATGATTTGTGAAAGAACCTGGAATGACATGTGGCCAACATGGACAGTTCTTCAGAAGCAAGACGACAGGAAATTTAAATTCCAAGTTATCGAACATTAGGAATGAGAGTTCATAGTTCACAGAAGAAAATATCTTGTTTAAAGACCAACTCTTTCACATGCCCATCCTGATACTACTGAATAATCTGGAAGATtgctacaaaacaaaacaaaggagtATTACTAAGCAAAGTACATTAGCATTCATCAAACGGCACATACCTTTTTAGTTATTTTAGCACCCTTATCTCAAAGGACCCCTATTTCAATCCTCTTATCATTCACTTATCAACTTATTCAAtagcatagaaataaaataatgccCTCAAATATGACATTAGTCAATTCACACATTAATAACATGTAAACAAGTTATTGCAGTGTACAAAGTTCTACTACTGAATATTTAGATTACAATATTGTAAATTTAGATGTTTATAGTACAGTACTACTTTCCTTTatctgttgcctatttttataaGCATCTTGTTAATGAATGTGCAAACCACTCTAACAGTTAAAGTTCAAGTATAAGGCAGCAAGTTCTGCTTTTTATGTAATTTTGTCAAGGATATTTGGAAAGTATATATCGCATTTATACAGTTAGCCATGTCTCAGAAGAGAGTCTGGGAGgtatataacaataaaaatatacaaaaaagtcataaaaataaaaatgaaagaacactataaaaattaaaatataaagtcTAGGATCAAGTAATAAAATCCATATAGCCTTACATAATTTGTAATGGTAAACAAAGTTGAAAGCTGATAAAAGGCACAGGTGATAGTCACATGACTCCCTTAATGACAGTGCTTAAAGCTACTTTGCATAagctttcatcctttttttcaagCTTTGTCCTGAGACATCTGGTATACAGGAAGCCTATTATTTTCAACGAAGAGATAGAAATGAATTGTGAAATGAACATTCAGGGGTTACTCACACACAATTGTTACAGAATTAGATAAAGATCAGTGtaagcttatttttaaaaaaagcttgatCAAAAAAAGCAAGACCAAGCAGCTTGGAAATTAGAGAAGTACATATCTGCATCATACATTCTGATTGCCAAATCTGGTAAAGTATTCTTAACTATTGCAGCAATAAAAGTCTTCTCTCCCAAATGCACAAACATCTTCACCCGAAGGCCTGTCAGATGCAATGtcacattcttcttcttcttcaccggGGAAACGTTCAACTGAGCGTTTCTTATCCCCGCCTGATCTGGTCTGAAGCAATCTGGATCACAACCAAAGGACTCGCTCGGCCCTTTCAATTCTCGGGGAAAACCTGACCTCCCCCCAGCTGCAGCCAGCACAGACACTTACCCGAGCCGCAGACCACGAAGATGAACAGCGCCAACAGCCACGGTCCCACCGATGCTTTCTCCTCGGGGCGTTTCTCTGCAGGAAAAGCCATCGACGGTTAGGGACCGAAACCTCGCAGCCGCCTTGGGCAGGAACCCTCAACCCCCGCCCCGCCACAGACCCTCCCGGGGATTATCAAGACGGGGACggagggaggcgggggggggggtgtcgccgAAGCAAAGGGAAGCCAAACGGGATGAAGCCTCCCAGGGTGGCTGGGCTGCTTTAAGACAGACGGGGCTTTGAACAGCGACGCCTCGGCTGCTCcggctcctctctctctctctgcctgggaAAAGGGGACAGGGCTAGGTACCGGCCCGCCGAGAGCTGCGGGAAAAGGGAGCGAGCAGACGGCGGCCCCTACCGAGGGTCTTGGCCACGTTGCCGCGCTGCGTGATGTTTTTGCTGTGCTTCTCGTTGGCCATCCGGATCCGCTGCTTCGCCACCATCTTGACTGCTGTTGCcgtccccgccgccgccgcctccgtcTGGCACTCGTCGAGCGACGCCGCTCTTGGGCTGTGGGAGCTCCGCGCCGGGGATCACGGGAGGACCGTCCGCCCTCGCCTCTCGGGCTCTTCCCAGCCAAGGCCGCCGCGTAAGCAGCAACTGCCCTTCACGCTGATCCCACCCTCCGGAAGCGCGTTGCCCAGCGGCGGCGGAGCGGGCGGGCGGGAGAGCCGTCCCCCCCGGAAGCGAGACTCTCCTCGAGCCGCCGCTCTTCACGCTTTCGCCTGAAAAGCGTAGTTGACGGAGCGCCCGCCTCTTGTCGTCATTGTCCAATGGGCGCTGAGCTCGCTGAAGGAGCCTGTGGCGGGGCTTTCTCGTGGCCAGGTGATCAAAGGCCCTCCCCTATCCTCCCCTTCAGCTTGCAACACGTCACCCGGAAAAAACTCCGCTATTGAGCTGGCGATGGAGGGCAGAGCAGACGTGTACAGTTTTCTGCTGTGACCCGTTGGGGGCCACCCGGAAGGACAAGTGCCGCATCCGGATAAAGATGGCGCCTCCCACGCCGCTCTTGGCAGGTGGGTTCAGAATAAATCAACCAGGCTCATTCTCTGTCAAATGGTTCCCATTGTAAGGCTTGTTGTGATGTCTGGTACAGGCCAGAGAACGTCACATACTGGCGGCAATTTTTAGCGGGATTTTGTATAAGCCTTCACTTTCTGGGGTGGGAGTTGTACCTCTCCAGTGCAGAACATTTGGTATTATGTGCATGGCGAACGTAGGCTTCTAAAGGGAAAAAGTTGTCGGGGAAGAGCATTTGGTTGCATGCATATACAAGGGTTTAGCTGCAGACATTCTATTACACACTTTGTCACAGAGTCTGGATTCAACCATGAGGGAAAAAGTTACGTTTTGAAGAACTATACTTTTAAGCTTACAAACATTACTAAATGCATTGAATATACCCAAATGTTCATTTATGATCACTCAGCACATTTATGCTCATTCAGAATTTAAAGAAGCTAAATGTCTTTTCACTTGTTCAAGACTTGGAGAGAAGACAGGTTGGAATATGCTAATACCCAAGACACTTTCCCCATCTTTTCCAACTTCCTCTATCTATTATCACCTACATAATTTCCTCCCTCTAATTTTTGAGTGGTAACTCCCCAGAATGATTTTGTTTTCTAATGAATTCCTAAGGCTCTTTTTCGGTTTGGCAGATTTCCTCCTTATTATAGAGGCCTCATTGCCCTACCTGGTCCTAATTTACTAGTACGTGACAGATGATCAGATAACCTCTGAACTCTCTTGCAGCATACTCAACTAATGATGAAATGCTTGATATCTACTGTGGTACTAAAGTCCTGCTTAGGGTTATGCTGGGGCAGATACTGCCCTAACCCTTTCATCTGATATATTCATGCATGCCgataaaggataatatttgagGCTCAGGATTgacatgagggatccttggtgcacactgaacttggttgttttcttgcagatgtccattacccaaactaggtaacatcgtcaaTGCTAGTAGTTTGATGttgttacctggtttgggtaatgaaatgtctgcaagaaaacaccaaGCTCAGTGTGCACCAAGGATCTCTAATTCATGCATTCCTGAGGCTGCTTTTTGTGTCATGCTATATTCTCTCCAGTTTAGAAAATGTCCTAGATTGCCAATGAAAGCAGTTGAGCACCACAAAACTCCTAGAGCTCAAAGAGAGGGAGTGGAGTCATCATGCATGAACCCGTGCTTTTCTCTGACATAAATAATTCAGACCAGAATCCTGAAGCAGAGCTATATCTTGAACAGTTATGTAATTCTGAACTCAAGTAAAGCAGTGTATTAATTCATGTGAAGATGTGTTCGAATCCAACCTAAACTACTTTTAGGTTGGATTATTGTACTTTTCATTTTAAGTGTTCTTTGATATTTTATATTAGTTTGCACCACAATTACATAGCATCGTaagtaatcttttaaaatatttctgcaaaGCTAATGCCAGAGGCATGCTCCAAGACTTAATTTTAAATGACTACCTTCCATTTTACTGGAGTTAATATGTCAATGAAATAACTAACAATGGGACATTAGAGAGTAAGTGCCACTTCATGAGATGCGTAATATTAATGCGTTTGTACAGATTTCAATATTGGTTTAAGGTAATTTTGTTCTAAGTCACTggcttttttaaatttaagtcaGTATAAAAGTACTTAAAATAAAAGTGCTTAGTGGAAATAGTGAATGTGTTTCTCCTCTACTTTATATCATGCTAAAATGTACTGCCACATTAAGCATTGGATTATTGGAATATTCTGTGAGAGGGACAGCTGCataatttgattgattgattcctgGGTGCTTTGTGGGTGCTTATAAGCAGCAAATAGTGACAAACTCTTTTCCCACTGTTCTTCTTAAAACTAGTATTTTGAGGCATGCTGACTCCCCAACTTGAGGTTAATGGCAGTCGTGCCTAGGACAGCTTTTCCACAACTTCAGATTGTGCACCAACTGAATCCTTTTCTGTATTGTGAGTCTCTGTGCTCAGTTTCTCATGCCCTGATTATCTCCTGTTTGGTTCTTGCAACATATTCTACATTCTACCCTTGAAGCATATTCAGAAGCTACAATTGGCCcagaattattttgtttattttacttattcAATTTATTTACCACTATCTCATTTCGAAGCAACTCTAGGCAGTTACAGAGTATGCAGCAGCATTTACAGTTTCAGAGGTACAGGTAGTGTAGTGCAGTACATGTAATACCACTGatatgtgagctgcactggcgGCTGATCtgttctgggtccaattcaaggtgttggtcattagcTTTAAAGTCCTATGTGGCTTAGTTCTAGGATATTTCAGAAGGTGCAATGGGATTGGCCTGCTCCACCTATGCTGGCAGAAGAGCCTATTGTAGACCATATCAGCCAA contains:
- the SERP1 gene encoding stress-associated endoplasmic reticulum protein 1; translation: MVAKQRIRMANEKHSKNITQRGNVAKTLEKRPEEKASVGPWLLALFIFVVCGSAIFQIIQ